The Mesorhizobium sp. M1D.F.Ca.ET.043.01.1.1 genome contains a region encoding:
- a CDS encoding adenylate/guanylate cyclase domain-containing protein encodes MERKLAAILAIDVVGYSALMEADEAGTFDRLKRGRKELFEPEIETRHGRIFKLMGDGLLAEFGSVVDAVECAVTLQRGMAERNASVAEDQRFEVRIGINLGEVIVEGDDRYGEGVNVASRLQQLAEPGGICVSEKVSKEVRQKLAFAFEPMGEQRVKNIAEPIYCYRVNLQLPRAAPVGRLASLELPDKPSIAVLPFTNMSNDPEQETFVDGLTEDLITDLSRSAGLFVIARNSTFAYKGRSVDVRLAARDLGVRYVVEGSARRAAARVRINAQLIDAIGGDHIWAERYDSGLEDIFAVQDEVTAKIVEALIGRLAGQPARKRPTSLEAYDLCVRARGVSFQTGLGAREARMLLEKAIGLDPDYAEAHSLLALNLWLGWLFWNEPKETNQPRALDEAQRAVALDPNDAGNRWVLGIILGHERRYAESDAEFETTFKLDPNHADAWAMRSDLITLRGDAVKGVEFVKRALRLNPHPPGWYYWMAGQAYYALGDYQSAVEALRKPETYRTTSRRMLAAALAQVGRLDEARQEAEFFMMSNPHFSIRHWATSQPFDDEEVLQRFVEGYRKAGLPD; translated from the coding sequence ATGGAGCGGAAGCTCGCTGCCATCCTTGCCATCGATGTCGTAGGATACTCGGCGCTTATGGAGGCGGATGAAGCGGGCACCTTCGATCGGCTGAAACGTGGCCGCAAAGAGCTGTTCGAGCCGGAAATCGAGACGCGACACGGGCGAATCTTCAAGCTGATGGGAGACGGCCTGCTGGCGGAGTTCGGCAGCGTGGTAGATGCGGTCGAATGCGCGGTCACGCTTCAGCGCGGCATGGCGGAACGTAACGCGAGCGTCGCCGAAGACCAGCGCTTCGAAGTCCGGATCGGAATCAACCTTGGGGAAGTGATCGTCGAAGGGGACGATCGCTATGGCGAGGGCGTGAATGTGGCGTCGCGCCTCCAACAACTCGCCGAGCCCGGTGGCATCTGCGTTTCGGAGAAGGTGTCCAAGGAGGTCAGGCAGAAGCTAGCGTTTGCGTTCGAGCCCATGGGCGAGCAGCGGGTGAAGAACATAGCCGAGCCGATATACTGCTATCGCGTGAACCTGCAGCTTCCGAGAGCAGCTCCGGTCGGGCGATTGGCATCGCTGGAATTGCCCGACAAGCCCTCAATCGCGGTTTTGCCTTTCACCAACATGAGCAACGATCCGGAGCAGGAAACCTTTGTCGACGGCTTGACCGAAGACCTGATCACCGATCTGTCTCGCTCAGCCGGCCTCTTCGTCATCGCGCGCAACTCGACCTTTGCTTACAAGGGGCGATCGGTCGATGTGCGTTTGGCCGCGCGTGATCTTGGGGTGCGCTATGTGGTTGAAGGCAGCGCCCGGCGCGCTGCGGCGCGCGTGCGCATCAATGCGCAGTTGATCGACGCGATCGGCGGCGATCATATCTGGGCCGAGCGCTACGACAGCGGCCTCGAGGATATCTTTGCAGTGCAGGACGAGGTCACGGCCAAGATCGTCGAAGCCCTTATCGGCCGATTGGCCGGACAGCCGGCGCGCAAACGGCCGACAAGTCTCGAAGCCTATGACCTCTGCGTGCGAGCCCGCGGCGTCAGTTTTCAGACCGGGTTAGGCGCGCGGGAAGCGCGCATGCTCCTGGAAAAGGCGATCGGACTCGATCCCGACTATGCCGAAGCACATAGCTTGCTGGCCCTCAATCTTTGGCTCGGCTGGCTGTTCTGGAACGAGCCGAAGGAAACCAACCAGCCTCGCGCGCTGGATGAAGCGCAGCGGGCTGTGGCGCTCGACCCTAACGATGCCGGGAACCGCTGGGTGCTGGGAATCATACTTGGTCACGAACGGCGATACGCGGAATCGGATGCCGAATTCGAGACGACCTTCAAGCTCGATCCCAACCATGCCGATGCCTGGGCGATGCGCTCGGATCTCATCACCTTGAGGGGCGACGCGGTCAAGGGCGTCGAATTCGTGAAGCGGGCTTTGCGGCTCAATCCGCACCCACCGGGGTGGTACTATTGGATGGCAGGCCAAGCCTATTATGCGCTCGGCGACTATCAATCCGCGGTCGAGGCTTTACGCAAACCGGAAACCTACCGCACCACGTCGCGGCGCATGCTGGCGGCAGCCCTCGCGCAGGTCGGGCGCCTGGATGAAGCCCGTCAGGAAGCGGAGTTCTTCATGATGAGCAATCCCCATTTCAGCATCAGGCATTGGGCAACATCGCAGCCATTCGACGACGAGGAAGTGCTCCAGCGCTTCGTCGAAGGCTACCGCAAGGCTGGCCTTCCCGACTAA
- a CDS encoding BMP family ABC transporter substrate-binding protein translates to MKRIVLGLLAATAMVLPAFAADVQPAILYDLGGKFDKSFNEAAFHGAEKFKAETGVAYVEFEVSNASQREQALRRFAEDGRNPIVMAGFAWEDALKKVAAEYTDLNFAIIDDAVDLPNVRSLVFKENEGSYLVGIMAAMASKSKKVGFVGGMDIPLIRKFECGYVGGAKSAGATDVIQNMTGDTPAAWNDPAKGGEIAKTQIDQGADVVYAAAGGTGVGVLQAAADAGKLGIGVDSNQNGLQPGKVLTSMLKRVDVAVYTAFMDGKNGTFKGGVQNLGLKEGGVDYAMDDNNKALVTDEMKAAVEKAKADIIAGKVEVHDYTADNKCPY, encoded by the coding sequence ATGAAACGTATCGTTCTCGGCCTCCTGGCCGCTACCGCAATGGTTCTTCCGGCTTTCGCCGCGGATGTCCAGCCGGCCATCCTCTACGATCTCGGCGGCAAGTTCGACAAATCCTTCAACGAGGCCGCCTTTCACGGCGCCGAGAAGTTCAAGGCCGAAACCGGCGTCGCTTACGTCGAATTCGAAGTCTCCAACGCCTCGCAGCGCGAGCAGGCGCTGCGCCGCTTCGCCGAGGACGGCCGCAACCCGATCGTGATGGCCGGCTTTGCCTGGGAGGATGCGCTGAAGAAGGTGGCGGCCGAATATACCGACCTCAACTTCGCCATCATCGACGATGCCGTCGACCTGCCCAATGTCCGCTCGCTGGTATTCAAGGAGAACGAGGGCTCCTACCTCGTCGGCATCATGGCGGCGATGGCGTCGAAGTCGAAGAAGGTCGGCTTCGTCGGCGGCATGGACATCCCGCTGATCCGCAAGTTCGAATGCGGCTATGTCGGCGGCGCCAAGTCGGCCGGCGCCACCGACGTCATCCAGAACATGACCGGCGACACGCCGGCCGCCTGGAACGACCCGGCCAAGGGCGGCGAGATCGCCAAGACGCAGATCGACCAGGGCGCCGACGTTGTCTACGCCGCCGCCGGCGGCACCGGCGTCGGCGTGCTGCAGGCGGCCGCGGATGCCGGCAAGCTCGGCATCGGCGTCGATTCCAATCAGAACGGCCTGCAGCCCGGCAAGGTGCTGACCTCGATGCTGAAGCGCGTCGACGTTGCCGTCTACACCGCCTTCATGGACGGCAAGAACGGCACCTTCAAGGGCGGCGTGCAGAATCTCGGCCTTAAGGAAGGCGGCGTCGACTACGCCATGGACGACAACAACAAGGCGCTGGTGACCGACGAGATGAAGGCGGCCGTCGAAAAGGCCAAGGCCGACATCATCGCCGGCAAGGTCGAGGTGCACGACTACACCGCCGACAACAAGTGCCCGTATTGA